The Granulicella sp. 5B5 nucleotide sequence ACCTTTGCCCCAACCGCCCCGGACATGGACACGCTTGCGCTTTGAAGGGGCGGGACTTCAGTCCCGCCATTAGAACCATCCAAAGAAACAAGGGACTTCAGCCCCTGAGGGTCTGCAGCCCCACCCACCCGAATCACCACCCGCATCGCCCGCCGAGGCATCTTCCACCTCTCCCCCGTGCGATAGATATGCCACGACCCCGACATCAACATATGCGACAGCAGAATCAAATCCCCGGAGAAATAAATCAGACACCACTTCCCGCGAGCCTCGACCTTCTCCACCACCCGCCCCACCAGCGGCGTGTCATCATTCACACTCGCCAGCTTCGCAAACCCCGTCTCAAACCCCGTAACGACACGACACGCCAGCGCCTTCCCCAGCACCCGCGCCGTCCGATAGATTGTGTCTCCCTCAGGCATAATCTTTCTCGATGTACTAACCTGTAGTCCCTGATCGTCACAGCCAGTTGCTGATTAGATGTCGAATCTTATTGAAAAGTCGAACGCGGTTCCCCCGCTCTCTCACACCGAAGGAGCGCGAGCTTACGCTCTGGCTTATCAAGCACCCAACAGAAAAGAACTATCATGCCTGGAATCTATTCCTGCGGAGGTTCAGACAAGCCCTTCGGTCTTCCCGATATCTCTACTATTCGGCCTCTTGATTTCAAGAAGGTTTAGCACCCGCCAAGCTCGGCAAACCTTTCCTCACATTGAACCCCATCGCCCCCGCCACAAACCCCGCCTCCAACAAATACCGCGCCAGCGGATGCTCCGCCACCGCCACCCCATTCACCGTCGCAATCAGCATCCCCGCCCGAGCATTCGCCTCATCCTTCCGCACCTGCGCCACAAAAAACTCCGCCAGCGCGCGCGACACCTGCGAGCACCCAGGCTCCTCCTCAGGAATCATCACCTGGATCGCCGCATTCCCACGCCGCAGATAGGCACTCAGCGCCCCATTCACCAGCACCACCTTCGCGCCCACACTCCGCGTCAGTGAGCTCCCCGCCTCAGGCGCCGCCGGCCAGCGCAACAGTGCCCCGTAAGGATTCGCCAGGTCCGTCGCAGCGAGCATCACCACCTCGGCCGCATCCTCGCTACCCGCCACACGCAAGCTCCGCAGCAGGTCCACCGCTGCCGGCATCGCAAACTGCGTCGCGCCGAGGTCCGCCGCGAAGTACCCACGCCGCACACGCCCACTCTCTTCCAGCGCCTTCATCACGTCATAAATCGCGGAGAACCCACCCGGCAGGTTCTCTGCATGGGCCGTCTCACGAAACACCACCCCATACCGCGTCAACAACTGCTGCGCAATCGCCGCGCTCCACGCAGTAGCACTGCGCTCCGCATCGAACGCCACCGCATTCAAACTCCAACGTCCCTGCGCCGTCGGCGGAGTCGTCCTCCGGCTCCGAAACCCCGCCTGCTGATTGTTATGCACCCGCTTCGCAGGCTTCGCCCTTCCACCCGCAGCCCGCTCACAATACGCACGCAGCGACAGTAGCCCATCATTCATCACCAGCCCACGCCACACCAGCCCCCACAGCGCATCCAGCGTCTCTCCCGGATACCCACCCCCAACCCCATCATGCAGATCCTGAAAGAACGAAGCCCCCCGCGCGCGCAAAAACTCCACAATCGCCAACGCCCGCTCACTCAGCGGTTCTTTGCTACTCCCTATTCCCTGCTCCCTACTCCCTGGGCTCCACAGGAGCCCCAGCCTCTCCGCCAGATACAACCCCACCCGCCCATCCTTCTCACCCAGCGGCTCCAGCCCAACCCATACCACCTCGCCCGCCGCAATCAACGTATCCAGATCCGAAGCCTTATACCCCGCAATCCGAGCAGGCAAAATCTCTGTCTCCAGCAGCGAAGCCGCCAGTGGAGCACCCTGCAAATTCTCAATCACATCCAGCAGCGCATCGAGCCCGCGCCTCGGCTGCACCACGCCCTGCCACCGCGTAAACAGCCGCGCCAGTGTCCTCTGCGCAACAGGCTCAACCTCTTTCCGCAGCTTCGCCAGCGACTTCCGCCGCACTGTCCTCAGCACCTCGGCATCGATCCACTCGCGGTTCAACCCACCCGGCCGAAACCCGCCTTCCACCACACGCCCCAGCCCCACCAGCCTTTGCAGCACGGCCTCCACACTCGCCTTCGCCAGCCCATATCGCGTAGCCACATCCGCCGTGACGAACGGCCCATGCGTCCGTGCATACCGCCGCACAATATCCAACAGAGCATCCGGCACCGCCTCAAGAAACGCCGCAGGCAGCCCCGGCGGCAGCGGCACACCCAACGCATCGCGCACACGCGCCACATCTTCCACCGCAATCACGCACTTCTCACCCGCAATCTTCACTTCCAGCGCCCGCCGCGCCTTAATCAATCGGTCGACCGTTGCCACAACACCAGCACTTTCGCTCCGAGCCGCGATCTCCTCGCGCGTCAAATCCCCCAACCGCAGCAGCAGATCATGCACCCCATCCATCGACCTCGCCTTGTACCCTTCAGCCACACACTGCAACTGCTCTTCCGTCTCTTCAATCGCCGCCGCATCCAGCAGCTCACGCAGGTCGGCATCCCCCAGCAACTCTCTCAATTGATCTTGATCTATAGCGAGCGCCTGCGCCCGTCTCTCCGCCAGGGGAGCATCGCCGTCATAGATGTAGTTCGCCACATATCCAAACAGCAGCGCCCCCGCAAACGGGCTCGGTGTGCGCGAATCCACCACATGCACCCGCGTCTGCCGCGTCTCAATCCCACGCAGTGTCTCCATCAGCGCCGGCATATCGAACACATCGCGCAGACACTCGCGATACGCCTCCAGCAGCATCGGAAACTCCGCATACCGCGCCGCCACACTCAGCAGGTCATACGCACGCTTCCTCTGCTGCCACAAAGGAGTCCGCCCCTCCGCTCTCCTTCTCGGCAACAGCAACGCACGCGACGACGCCTCGCGAAACTTCGCCGCAAACAACGCCGTCGACCCTAGCTGCGCCATCACCAGCTCGTTCGCCTCCATCGGCGACATCAACAACATCTCCACATCCGGCGGCGCATCCGTCTCCGGGAAGCGCAGCACAAACCCATCCTCGCTCCACATCGACTCCACATCCAGCCCCGCCGCCTTGATCTTCGCCACCGCCGCCATCGCCCACGGCGTATGCACCCGGCTTCCCAGCGGAGTCAGCACACACACTCGCCAGTCCCCCAGCTCATCCCGCACGCGCTCAATCACAATCGTGCGGTCATCCGGAACAGCCTCCGTCGCCAGCTCCTGGTCTACCAGATACCGCAGCACATTCTCCGCCGCCTGCGCATCCAGGTCATGGTCGCTCACCAGCTTCGCCATCGCGACGCTCCGCGGCATCGCCCGTAGCTCCCTCACCAACGCGCCGATGCGCCGTCCAAACTCAATCGGCCTTCCCGGCCTGTCCCCATGCCAGAACGGCATCTTCCCCGGCTCACCCGGAGCAGGCGACACCAGCACCCTGTCCTGCGTAATCTCCTCAATCCGCCAAGTCGACGCGCCCAGCATAAACGTCTCACCCGTCCGCGTCTCGAACACCATCTCTTCATCCAGCTCACCCACTCGCAACGGCTTCGCCGCCCCGCCAGAAACACCCCGTACGTCCCGCGATCAGGGATCGTCCCACCATTCAGAATCGCAATCCGCTTCACACCCTCACGAGGCGTCAGCCAGTTCCGTTCGCGGTCCCACGTAATCCGCGGTCGTAAATCCGCAAACTCATCACTCGGATACCGCCCCGCCAGCATATCCAGCACGCCGTTGAACATCGTCTCACTCAGCTCCGCAAACGGCGCCGCACTCCGCACAATCCCCAGCAACGCCGCATAACTGATCCCACCGAGATCGCCCTCTACTCCCAGCTCCCTACTCCCTATTCCCTGTGGCGCACCCGGAGGGTGTGCCACACTAGCCACCATCTGCTGCGCCAGCACATCCAGCGGGTTCCGCAGATACCGCGTCGCCTCCACATGCCCCTCATGCATCGCCTGCGTCACCGCCGCGCAAGCAATCAGATCAGACCTGTACTTCGGAAAGATAATCCCAGCTGAAGGAGCCCCCACTTGGTGCCCCGCGCGCCCAATCCGCTGCAGCCCGCTCGCCACGCTCGGCGGGGCCTCAATCTGAATCACCAGGTCCACCGCGCCCATATCAATGCCCAGCTCCAGCGACGACGTGCACACCAGCGCCTTCAGCCTTCCCGCCTTCAGCAGCTCCTCAATCTCGCTCCTCTGCACGGCAGCCAGCGACCCATGATGAGCGCGTGCAATCGGCTCCCCTGCCAGCTCATTGATCGCTCCTGCCAGCCGCTCCGCCACCCGCCGCGCGTTCACAAAGATCAGCGTCGACGTCCGCTCCCGCACAATCTCCAGCAGCCGCGGATGGATCGACTGCCAGATAGACGTCCGCTTCGGCCCTTGACTGGCCGCCCCACTTGGCAGTTCGTCCATCTCGCCGAGCTTCGCCATGTCCTCCACCGGCACCTCAACACGAATCTCCAGCACCTTCCGCGCCCCGGCATTCACAATCGTCACCGGCCGAAACCGCACCCCCGCCTCAACCTCTACTCCCTGCTCCCTACTCCCCATTCCCTGTTCCTCGGCCCCGCCGAGGAACCTTGCCACCTCCTCCAGCGGCCGCTGCGTCGCGCTCAATCCAATCCTCTGGATCGGCTTACCGCCACTGGCTGTAACCATCGCCTCCAGCCGTTCCAGCGACAGCATCATATGCGCGCCGCGCTTGGTCGGCACCAGTGCATGGATCTCGTCGATGATCACCGTCTCCACACTCCGCAGCGCGTTCCCTGCATCGCTCGTCAGCAGCAGGTACAGCGACTCCGGCGTCGTAATCAGGATCTCCCCCGGCCGCCGCTTGAACTGCGCGCGCTCCTTCGGACTCGTGTCCCCCGTGCGGACTGAGATCGTCGGCACATGCACCGCCACACCCTCGCGCTCGGCCATGTTGGCTATGCCCGCCAGCGGCGACCGCAGGTTCCGCTCCACATCCACCGCCAGCGCCTTCAGCGGCGAAATATACACCACCTTGCACCCCGCCAGCTCTTCTACTCCCTGCTCCCTATTCCCTACTCCCTGCCTCTGAAGCATCAGCCGGTCCAGGCACCACAAAAACGCCGTCAGCGTCTTCCCCGTCCCCGTAGGAGCCAGAATCAGCGTCGAGTCCCCCCGAGCGATCGCCGGCCACCCTTCCCGCTGCGGTGCCGTCGCGCTGGAGAACACCTCCAGGAACCACCGCTGCGTTACAGGATGAAACAGTGCCAGCGCGTCTCTTCCCGCCCTGTCCTCGCGCGAGCCGTCCAAGGAGCCCGTTTTGGCATTTCTTCGCTGCTTTGGCGGATGCACCTCACCCACCAACGGCCCCTTTGGGCTCCCAGGCACCCCTGCCCGCTTCCCCGACGCCTTGTCGCCCCTCGGCATAAGCCTTTATCCTACTGCGCTCCAGCATCCGTCTTCCGTCATCTCTGCCACAACCACGATTGCCAGCCCGGCATCTTGCCGGGCTTCATTGTTTCAGTCCCATCCGCACATCTCCGCTCACGATTTATTTCTTCGTCCCCGTTGTTCGGGTTCCGCCATTAACCCTAATCGGCTGCGGATCTTAGCCCTAAAATAGGGGAGGGTCACAGCCTCGCGGTGCCCTCGTATTGCCTCAGGTCAGCGAACCAGCTACGCTAGACAGCTCATGCCCACGGTCGACCAATCCGTCGCTCTCACCCCCAGCGAACTTCATCGCCTCCGCGAGCTCGCCACCTCCGCCGCCGAGCACTCGTACTCGCCTTACAGCCACTTCCGAGTCGGCGCGGCCCTGCTGCTCACCAACGGCGCTACCGTCACCGGCTGCAACGTCGAGAACGCCTCCTACCGCCTCACCAGCTGCGCCGAGCAGGCCGCCATTGCCCGCGCCGTCGCCGAATACGGCCCCGCCATCCGCCTCCGCGCCGTCGCCATCGCCAACCTCAACGGCTCCGCCTCCATGCCCTGCGGCGCCTGCCGCCAGACCCTCGCCGAGTTCGGCGCCGACGACACCCTCGTCCTCTACCCAGGGGAGGGCGGCCACCCCGCCCAAACCACCCTCGGCACCCTCATCCCCCACGCCTTCCGCGGCAAATTCATCCAGGAAGCCTAGCCTCCAAATCGCTCCCCTCCTTCAGAGATCCATGATCCACTCACTCGATATCATCCTCGCCAAACGCGACGGCCACGAGCTCACCACCGAGCAGATTCAGCACCTCGTCCGCACCGTGGTCCTCTACGGCGAGCAGCAGCTCGCAACTCAACGCGGCGAGATGCCTCAACCACTCGCGCCCAACGACCGCATCACCGAAGCCCAGCTCGGCAGTCTGCTCATGGCCATCTTCCAGCGCGGCCTAACCCTCCGTGAGACCGCCGACCTCACCACCGCCATGCGCTACTCCGGCGAGACCTTCGACACCCAACCGCTCCACACCTTCTCCGTCGACAAGCACTCCACCGGCGGCGTCGGCGACAAGACCTCCCTGCTCATCGCCCCCATCGTCGCCGCCGCGGGCCTCGAAGGCACGCCCAGCATCTCGGTCCCCATGATCAGTGGCCGCAGCCTCGGCCACACTGGCGGCACTCTCGACAAGCTCGAAACCATCCCCAGCTTCAACACCCAGCTCTCGCTGCCGCAGATGATGCAGGTTCTTCGCGACTGCCATGCCGTCCTTGTAGGTCAGACCCCACGCCTTGTCCCCGCCGACCGCATCCTCTACGCCATGCGCGACCACACCGGCACCGTCGAGTCCCCCTACCTCATCTGCGCCAGCATCATGAGCAAGAAGCTCGCCGAAGACCTCAACGGCCTCGTTCTCGATGTCAAAGTAGGCTCCGGCGCCTTCATGCCCACCTACGAAGCCTCAAAGTACCTGGCCGAGCTCATGGTCTCCACCGGCGAACATAGCGGCACACGCACCGCCGCCCTGCTCACATCCATGAACGAGCCTCTGGGCCGCTTTTCCGGCAACTGGGTTGAAGTATGGGAGTGCGTCGACATCCTGCAGGGCCGCCGCCACCCCATGTCCGCAGACCTCATCACACTATCCAACGCACTCAGCGGCTGGATGCTATATCTCGCCGGTAAGTCCGCATCACCGGAAGCCGGCGCACAGCTCGCTGACAAGCTCCTGCGCTCAGGCGCTGCCTACAAAAGCTGGCTACAGCTCGTCGCGGCCCATGGTGGTGATACCAGCGTCTTCACCGATCCGGTAGCCTTCCACCGTCCCACCGCTACATGCGTCCTAAAAGCCCGGCGAGACGGCTACCTCGTCAGCATGGATTGCAAGCAGGTTGGCTGGGCAGTCCAACGCCTCGGTGCAGGCCGCGCAAAACCGGGTGATGCTGTCAGCGTGCACGCGGGCCTTGAATCCCACGCAAAGATCGGCGATAGACTCACCGCCGGTCAGCCCATCTTCACGCTCTACAGCGAGGACGAATCGCTCCTCAACGAGCCTTACGCAATGCTGGAAGACACCCTCGCCATCGAGCCGCACGCACCAAAGCTGGAGCCGCTCATCCGAGAGGTCATTACCAGCTGCTAGTTCTTCTTTGCCTGCATATACTGCGCGACACTCTTCTCCCAATCCAACACTGCACCGGTATGGGCTGAACTATGGCGCCGTGTATTGCGGTTCTCTGCTCCTGCAGCGAGCATTTCAGGGGCGGCCTCAGGCTGCGCTTTTACCTCTACCGGAGCAGGCACTCCCTCTGGCCGGAACGAACGCGGCAGTTCGCTCTCTTTGTACTCAACACCTTCGGAAGCGAGCCGCTTTGCTGTTTGCGCCAGGGGTTCGCGCTTGGTTGCGATCTTCCGTGCAGCGGCATCGCGCGCCGCTTCGGTCTCGAACGTGTCGTACTTCAACAGGTGGGCCAACCGACGGTCGAGAAGGTCAATCTCCGCATGGAGAGTCTTCAACTGATATTTGCCTTCTAAATTGGGTGTGCTCGTCATGGTGGCTCCGTCGTCCTCTTCGGACGCAACGTGCTAGCTGTCAGCTCAATCCTGCATCATTGGATCAAGGCCTTCAGGTAAAGGGAGAAGAAGATTAGCGGCCGTTACATACGTCCGCATACTTTACTATTAGATGCACAGCAAACCCAGCGCGAAAAACACAAAGAGCGACTCCCTTGGGAATCGCTCTTTGCTCGTTTCTGCAATCTCTTACAGAGCTTGAACGTTCTCAGCCTGCCAGCCCTTGGGGCCCTTCACGACGTTGAACTGTACGCGCTGGCCTTCCTGGAGGGTGCGGAAGCCATTGGACTGAATCGCGGTGTGGTGCACGAACACGTCATCGCCGCTCTCGCGGCTGACGAATCCGAAACCCTTCGCGTCATTGAACCACTTCACTGTGCCGGTTTCCATCTTGTTTGTTCCTCTTAATGCAATGTACCGCTGAACGCATTGTTGGTGATTTTGCGTGTAGAGCAGTGCTGCCGGAACATGCAAGACGACCAAAATTATTCGAACGACCATACTCAGTGTACCACTTTCCCACCACAGTCACCCGGCACTCTGGCTCAAATCCCCGCAACCCGCTACACTTTCCCGATATAGCTCATCCAGCCGACGGCATTGGAGACACTCATTTGGCACGGTTTACGGGACTGCTCGGCCTTCTTGTCTTTCTCGGCGTCGCATACGCCCTCTCCACAGACCGCCGCGCCATCCGCTGGCGCACCGTCGCCTGGGGTCTCGGTCTCCAGCTCCTCTTCGCCTTCCTTGTGCTCAAGGTCAGCATCGGTCAGGTCATCCTTGCCAAAGGCTCCGCCGCCGTCACCGCCCTCTTAGGCCACGCCGCCGACGGCTCAACGATGGTCTTCGGCACCCTCGGCGATCCTCACAGTCCGCTTGCCGTCTTCGCCTTCTCCGTGCTGCCCACCATCATCTTCGTCTCGGCGCTCTTTGCGATGCTCTATCACCTTGGCATCATGCAGAAGGTCATCCGCCTCGTAGCCTGGCTCATGCAGCGCACCATGGGCACCTCTGGCGCCGAGTCCACCAACGTCGCCGCCAGCATCTTCATGGGCCAGACCGAAGCCCCGCTCACCATCCGCCCCTTCCTCGGCGACGCCACCCGCTCCGAGCTCATGACCATCATGACCTCCGGCATGGCCCATGTCTCCGGCGGCATTATGGCCGCCTACATCCTCTTCGGCATCCGCGCGCAGGACCTCCTCTCAGCCGTCATCATGACCGCTCCCGGCACCATCCTCATCGCCAAAATGCTCGTCCCCGAAACCGAAGTCCCCGCCACCCTCGGCACCGTAAAGATGCCGCCCAACGAAGAGCACTCCAACGAAAACCTCATCGGCAGCATCGCGCGCGGCACCATCGACGGCGGCAACCTCGCCTGGAACGTCGCCATCATGCTCATCAGCTTCCTCGCGATCGTCGGCCTCATCAACGCCATCATGCTCTGGATCTCGAACGGCCTCTGGACAGTCCACATGCCCGGAACAGCCCACGGCATCCCCTTCCCGCACTCGCTCGGCAACGCGCTCGGCTTCCTTTGCGCACCCGTCGCGTGGCTCATCGGCATCCCCTGGCACGACGCCCCTATCGTCGGCAACCTCATCGGCACCCGCGCCGTGCTCAATGAGTTCATCGCTTACAACCAGCTTGGAGTGCTCGCCCGCACCCACGCCATCTCCACGCGCACGCTCGCCATCGCCACCTTCGCCCTCTGCGGATTCGCCAACCTCGGCTCCGTCGGCATGCAGATCGGCGGCATCGGCGCCCTCATCCCCCACCGCCGCAACGAGCTCGCCAAGCTCGGCCTGCGTGCCATGCTCGCCGGCACCATGGCCAACCTCATGTCCGCCAGTATCGTCTCCATGTTGATCAAATAGCCGATCGCCGATTTCCAGACACCTAAACAGTCAACGCCCGATAATCCACCTCATCGGCAATCGTGCGATGCACAAACCGCCGCACGATCATCCCATCGCGAATGAAGAACACCCCGGGCATCTGGCTTCCATCGTTCTGAATCCTGCCAAAGCCATGCTTGCGTAGCCCGCCGTTCAGCCAGCCCATCCACACCTTCGGTTTGAAGAAGTGCGAAAACGCGTTTGTGCGCAACAGTCCAAACGTCGCGTCCTGATAGATCCTCGCCTCCGGATCGTAAACCCGCTCCACCTCACCGAGTCCGTAGTAATTGAAGTGCGCCTTCGCAATCTCCGGTGTTCCCAGGTGTACAAACACAGGCCGCACACCGCGCTCTGCCAGTTCATCCTTTAGCTCGGCAACATCACTTATCGTCTTTCGGCAGAACGTGCAGCCAAAGTGCCGCAAAAAGACCAGCAGCACCGGCGAAGCCTCGACCAGCGCCAGCAGGTTTGCGCCGGATTCCGTCTCTACCGAAGCCAGAATCCCCTCCACCTCACTCCTCTCCGCCATACCCAGTCCTTTCACGACGATGCAATACTATCCACCTATGTCCGATCAGTACACCCGCGCCCGCGCTGCCGCCGACTTCATCCGCTCCCGCTTCGCTGACACCCCAGTCCTCGGCATCATCCTCGGCTCCGGCCTCGGCAACTTCGCCACTCACGTCGAGAACGCCATAGCCATCGCCTACAGCGAGATCCCCGGCTGGCCGCTCTCCACCGTCGTCGGCCACAGCGGCAAGCTCGTGCTCGGCACCATCGGCGGCGTCTGCGTCGCAGTCATGCAGGGCCGGGTCCACGCCTACGAAGGCTACTCCATGGCAGAGGTCACCTTTCCCACTCGCGTTCTCGGTCTGCTCGGCTGCACCAAGCTCATCGTCACCAATGCCGCCGGCGGCATCAACGCCAGCTACTCAGAAGGCACGCTCGTCAACATCACCGACCACATCAACCTCACCGGAACCAACGCAGCGCTCGGCCCCAACGAGCCTCGCTTCGGCCTCGTCCCCGGCACCGGCGAGCGCTTCTTCGACATGAGCACTGCCTACTCCCCGCGGTTTCGTTCCATCGCCCACGCCGAGGCCGAAAGCCAGCAGATCAACCTCCGCGACGGCGTCTACCTCGCCGTCCTCGGCCCCAGCTTTGAGACCCCCGCCGAGATCCGAGCGTTCCGCACCCTCGGCGCAGACCTCGTCGGCATGTCCACCGTCCACGAGGTCATCGTCGCCCGCCACATGGGCATGGAGGTTCTCGGCTTCTCCCTCGTCACCAACATGGCCGCTGGCGTAGTCGACAAAACTATCCACCACGAAGACGTCATGGAGATCGGCAAACGCGTCGAAGCCGAGTTCACCACGCTGCTCAAGGCGCTCATCCCGCAGATCGCGCAGTTCTTGCCCCCGATCGGGCACTAGCCACAATCGCAGTCTGGCTCTCAATCAATTAGTCTTTTCAGGTGGCTCCGCACAACGACTTTCAGCGTCCCATCCTTCTCGGCATCGCCGGCTGCTCCGGCTCCGGCAAAACCACGCTCGCCCGCGAGCTCGCAACGCAGCTCGAAGCCACTCTCTTCCCGCTCGACCTCTACTACCGCGACCTCTCGCGCTTCCCTCTCGACGCACGCCACCACCAGAACTTCGACCATCCCGATTCGCTCGAAAGCGAGCTCTTCATCGCCCATATCTGCCAGCTCGCCGCCGGCCAGACTATCCAGCGCCCCGTCTACGACTTCGCCTCGCACTCTCGTGTGGCCGGGGCCTTCCAACTTGTCGCACCCACACGCTTCGTCCTCGTCGAAGGCATCCTGGCCCTCCACTACGACGAGCTCCATCCGCTCTATGACTTCAGCGTCTACGTCGACGCCCCCAACGAGGTCTGCCTCAACCGTCGCATCTACCGCGACATGCTTGAGCGCGGCCGCACCCGCGAATCGGTCATCGACCAGTTCAACGCCACCGCCAAACCCATGGCCGACCTCTACGTGCTGCCCTCTCAGTCCCGGGCCACCATCACCGTCAGCGGCACCGAATCCCTCGACTGGTCCATCGAGCGCATCCTGAACGCCCTGCGGGAAAGCGGGCTGCTGTAATCGCCCACCCCTCCCCTCTTTTCCGCCTAAGATCCGCAGCCGAAACGACTTAGCGGTGGAACCCAAACATCCGCACCTCAGGACGAAATGCGGTCTGATGGCCTGTGCCGGAAGGCGGGATGAACTGGCTCACCCCGCCCTCCGCAGCGTTCTTAAGACCAGTGACCCGAGCCACCGCCTGTCCCGGTGACGATGGAGACAGCACCCGCCTGGAAGGTGCCGAGGTAGTTGTGGTTGCCGTCGAAGAACTCGACGGCAAAGTAGACGGGAGTTGCCTGGAAGGCAAAGCTCTTGGTATTTGCATACAAACGGTTGATGTCATCCGTGTAGACGGTGCCGAACAACGCACCGCCGCCAGGGAGACCAATGCCGCCCGCCTTTCCATCGAAGGTTTTGCCGCCCTTGATCTGCACCTGGACCTGCATATAGAAAAGCAGGCTTGCGATGCTTCCATTGGCGGCATAGCCGGTGGCGGCGGTCTGCATGGCTGTGGTGGCTACCTGCAACTGTTCCGCAGGCATTTTGCCTTCGACTGAGGACTTGAATCCAGCAGCAATCTCTGCGGGATCAATGGTTGGAGTGGTGCTCATCGTGTGTCTCCTTCATAGCAAGCGAATGGCACCCGGGATTGGGTGCGCCTCCGTTGTATCGCGAGTAAACATCTTGCCGCGATAAATTTGCCACTTCCGTACCGTGCGGCCTTTGCCCAAAATGGAAACGGGCAGCGCCGAAGCTCTGCCCGTTCCGATGAATCCCGAAATCACTTCGAGACTTATTTGCTGAAGTCCACCGTCGGCGCCGTCGCATTCGCCGGATTGCCCTTGAAGTACTCGTTGCGAACATGGAAACCCGCAAAACCCGCCCAGAAGCTGTTCGGGAACTGCTGCACGTACACGTTGTAGGCCTCGAGTGCCTTGTTGTAGCGCTGCCGCTCCACCGCGATGCGGTTCTCGGTGCCCGCCAGCTCATCCTCCAGCCGGTTGAACTGGTCGTTGCCCTTCAGGTCCGGGTAGGCCTCCTGCAGCCGCAGCAGCGGGCTGATGGCGACGTCCAGCTTGCTGTTCGCGTCGATGCTGCTGGCGCGGTCCGAACCCGCCGCGATAACGCCCGCGCGAGCATTCGACACGTTGGTCAGCACCACCTCTTCTTCCTTCACGTAGCCCTTTACGCTGGCTACCAGGTTCGGAATCAGGTCCAACCTCCGCTGTTGCTGGATGTCCACCTGCGAGTAGCTCTGGTTGACGTCCTCATTCAGCTGCACCATCTGGTTCTTCGCGGAGATATAGCTGCCCGCGCCAAACAGCAGCACCACCACAAAGAGTCCAACCACACCGAGCGCAATCCACAAACCTTTCATCGAACCACTCCTGTTTCCTTCAATCGTCTGCATTGCGTTTGCCTGCCTGATATCGCTGTTAGCTTACTGCAACTGGAACAACTTGCAGCGAAGAAGTTACGCATTCCGCTGGCATTTGGTTCCTGGCCTACCAGCTTCCGCTGGCGCCGCCGCCGCCGGAGCTGCCTCCGCCAAAGCCGCCGAAGCCACCACCGCCGCCATCTCCCCCACCGCCGCCCCAGCCATCGCCGCCGCGGCCACCACCCCCACCGCCGCCCATCATGCTGCCGAGAAGGAACCACAGCCATCCCCCGCCGCCACGTCCGCGGCCGGAGAAGATAACGATCAGGATGACGACAAAGATGATGATGCGAAGAATCGAGCCAAGACGGACGCCGCCCGCGTCCTGCTGCTGATAGTGATAGGTTTGCTGGACCGGCGTCAGCGTAACACCCGCGTCAGTAGCGATGTCCGTGGCAATCTGCTGCAGCCCGCCGAGGATGGCAGGCCCATACTGCGCCTGCCGCAGCAACGGCACCATGCTGCGCCCGATGTCGCCCACCTTGGCGTCATTCAACACG carries:
- a CDS encoding LemA family protein — its product is MKGLWIALGVVGLFVVVLLFGAGSYISAKNQMVQLNEDVNQSYSQVDIQQQRRLDLIPNLVASVKGYVKEEEVVLTNVSNARAGVIAAGSDRASSIDANSKLDVAISPLLRLQEAYPDLKGNDQFNRLEDELAGTENRIAVERQRYNKALEAYNVYVQQFPNSFWAGFAGFHVRNEYFKGNPANATAPTVDFSK
- a CDS encoding TPM domain-containing protein encodes the protein MSRLRGLGGPGCVHAQSSSSQDLVATLPAPTDYVSDLANVIDPTSKQQIDELCSELDHQAHAQIAVVTIDSLNGQPIEEFATELEDKWKVGPKASDRGLLMIFAIKDRQRRIEVGYGLEGVLNDAKVGDIGRSMVPLLRQAQYGPAILGGLQQIATDIATDAGVTLTPVQQTYHYQQQDAGGVRLGSILRIIIFVVILIVIFSGRGRGGGGWLWFLLGSMMGGGGGGGRGGDGWGGGGGDGGGGGFGGFGGGSSGGGGASGSW
- a CDS encoding VapA/VapB family virulence-associated protein, with product MSTTPTIDPAEIAAGFKSSVEGKMPAEQLQVATTAMQTAATGYAANGSIASLLFYMQVQVQIKGGKTFDGKAGGIGLPGGGALFGTVYTDDINRLYANTKSFAFQATPVYFAVEFFDGNHNYLGTFQAGAVSIVTGTGGGSGHWS